From Epinephelus lanceolatus isolate andai-2023 chromosome 5, ASM4190304v1, whole genome shotgun sequence, the proteins below share one genomic window:
- the LOC117262711 gene encoding retinol dehydrogenase 13-like isoform X1: MQTFTAIRSFVFQYPKTIAVVTVTGVGLFGVKKWMAGGVCRSKASLDGKTVLITGANTGIGKETAVDLARRGARVILACRDMDRANKAAEEVRKRSGNENVVVKKLDLASLQSVRQLAKDVLASEERLDVLINNAGVMSCPKWQTEDGFEMQFGVNHLGHFLLTNCLLDLLKKSAPSRIVNVSSLAHERGQIYFDDIHQEKEYRPWKSYAQSKLANVLFTRELANRLQGTGVTTYSLHPGVIRTELGRHFWPTMPVWKRVVYTPLMFFIKTPTEGAQTTIYCAVEETLQNESGLYYSDCAPKTAAPQGLDDEAARKLWGLSASMVGLT; the protein is encoded by the exons ATGCAGACCTTCACAGCGATAAgatcatttgtttttcagtatcCTAAAACTATTGCTGTGGTCACAGTTACAG GAGTGGGACTTTTTGGAGTGAAGAAATGGATGGCAGGTGGAGTGTGTCGCAGCAAAGCCTCATTGGATGGAAAGACAGTCTTGATCACCGGAGCCAACACTGGGATTGGGAAAGAAACGGCTGTTGACTTGGCTAGAAGGG GCGCGAGGGTCATTCTAGCCTGTAGAGACATGGACAGAGCAAATAAAGCTGCAGAggaggtgaggaagaggagcggAAATGAGAATGTTGTTGTCAAAAAGTTGGACTTGGCGTCTCTACAGTCGGTGCGCCAACTCGCCAAAGACGTCCTAGCCAGTGAAGAGAGACTGGATGTTCTCATCAATAATGCAG GTGTTATGAGCTGTCCAAAATGGCAGACTGAAGACGGCTTTGAAATGCAGTTTGGCGTGAACCACCTGGGCCACTTCCTTTTAACAAACTGCCTGTTGGATCTCCTGAAGAAGTCGGCCCCGAGCCGCATCGTCAACGTCTCCAGTTTAGCTCATGAAAGAG GTCAGatctattttgatgacatacatCAGGAGAAAGAATACCGCCCCTGGAAAAGCTATGCACAAAGTAAATTAGCTAATGTCCTCTTTACAAGGGAGCTGGCTAACAGGCTGCAAG GTACAGGAGTAACCACATACAGCCTCCACCCTGGGGTAATCCGGACGGAGCTCGGCCGACACTTCTGGCCCACGATGCCCGTGTGGAAGAGAGTTGTGTACACACCACTCATGTTCTTCATCAAGACTCCCACAGAAGGGGCTCAGACCACCATCTACTGCGCTGTGGAGGAGACCCTGCAGAATGAAAGTGGACTCTACTACAG